One genomic window of Hymenobacter sp. J193 includes the following:
- a CDS encoding peptidylprolyl isomerase, translated as MNRLFWTFGLAALSLGSCQQQAPVQEQATPAAPTPPPVPGPNLATLGDSNAVAELRAYGQQYPGSEVLLETRLGTIRLRLFDDTPIHKANFLLLVRKGVFNETVFNRVVKGFAVQGGRTENRTIRLGRYHLPPEITGQHFHRRGALGMARYDDDQNPGKLSSSIDFYMVQGEKLTPYQAQAMAGRKLTPEQLRAYETTGGVPSLDGKYTVFGEIIEGLDVLDKIAAEPVDAYKWPLKDVGMKLKVVQ; from the coding sequence ATGAACCGTTTGTTTTGGACGTTTGGCCTTGCCGCCCTGAGCCTGGGCAGCTGTCAGCAGCAGGCACCCGTGCAGGAGCAGGCCACCCCGGCGGCCCCTACCCCACCACCCGTGCCCGGCCCTAATCTGGCCACTCTGGGCGACTCCAACGCCGTGGCCGAGCTGCGTGCCTACGGCCAGCAGTACCCTGGCTCGGAAGTACTGCTGGAAACGCGCCTGGGCACTATTCGCCTGCGTTTGTTTGATGACACCCCTATTCACAAGGCCAACTTCCTGCTGCTGGTCCGCAAGGGCGTGTTCAACGAAACCGTATTCAACCGCGTGGTGAAGGGTTTTGCCGTGCAGGGTGGCCGCACCGAAAACCGCACCATCCGGCTGGGGCGCTACCACCTACCACCCGAAATTACCGGGCAGCACTTTCACCGGCGCGGGGCTCTGGGCATGGCCCGCTACGACGACGACCAGAACCCCGGCAAGCTTTCTTCCAGCATTGATTTCTACATGGTACAGGGCGAAAAGCTCACGCCCTACCAGGCCCAGGCCATGGCTGGCCGCAAGCTCACGCCCGAGCAGCTCCGCGCCTACGAAACCACCGGCGGCGTGCCTTCCCTGGACGGTAAGTACACGGTCTTCGGCGAAATCATTGAGGGCCTGGACGTGCTGGACAAAATAGCCGCCGAGCCCGTGGACGCCTACAAATGGCCCCTAAAGGACGTAGGCATGAAGCTGAAGGTCGTGCAATAA